From Brassica rapa cultivar Chiifu-401-42 chromosome A06, CAAS_Brap_v3.01, whole genome shotgun sequence:
ATCAGACCACTTCACATTAGGCTTCTCCCTCACAATCGCAGAGTCCAACCCAGCTCGGAGCTTCGACTGCTCCTTATCCTCCCCATCTCCATCCTTCCCTTTACTCTTCGCCTTCGTGGCCACAGCAGCATCCCCGTTAGATCCAGGACCCGACCCGCCTTCGTCCAAAACAGCTCGGATCTCCTCAGCGCGGCGGAGATACTCGGTGAACTTTTGCGTGATCGCTTCTCTGATCTTAGGGTTCTTCTCGTACTTGAGATGGGTTTTGAAGTACTCGAGCGCGTTCATGTATAAAGGGAAGGCCTTGTTGTAGTTCCCGGCGTTGTCTTCTTGAACCGCTTGCTTCACGTACTCGATCGCTTGCTCCTTGAAATTGCTATACatggctcttttttttttagggttttgcaGAGAAAATAATCGATAATTGAAATTCGTTTGCTGAATTAAAAATTGAGATGATTTGAGGAAGCCCTAGAAGCGTGGACGATTCATGATCAGAAAATTTTCCTGGAAAAGTATTATTAAAGGAAGGGAGATGATTAGAGGAAAGATGAGGATTGAGGAACAAGGCGACTTTGACGTCGGAGAAAACAGCCGAGTGTTTGTGTGTATAAAACGAAAACGTCAATGTGTAGGATGTTTCCAACTGTTttaatgaatgacaagagcagTACCCGCCGTTTTTATAAGCAAGCATAGGCCAAAAGCCCACAAACAAAAAGGCATCAAATCAATCCCGGCCCTTtccttatttgttttttttaatgtctggttaattattatgatattacaacgATACATAAACGATTTTACATACGATAATTCTatcataatatgaaaatatacgTCTGAATGCAATTCTACATTTGCATTTTCTAGATTTTGAACCTCAGATTTTCtagtgtagaagcattaatgaaTCCTTAATCAAATCACTGGATTAAAGAGGCTTCCATAtttcttatttgttttatagaatattttataacaagttgagaaaattattatatCCAGCCGATTGTTTTATgactattttaaaattgttttgagttattttataaaaaaaattatctgatgatttttatttttaccgaATCAAGATATTCGATATAATTTtctatgaatattatatatatatatatatatatcattattaagatatatatatatcattatatatatatatatatatatatatatatatatatatatatatatatatcaattcttaTAAGGcaattttttcaaataattatttttaattgtttttgtcacaaaaataatttctaaaaaatgatcaaaacaatatttttattttgaaattttaatttaaatttttaaaaatttaaaagtctATCCACAAAACTtagttttttaattgtaaaccCATATGTAGATTAGTTAATTTTAGGTTTatcctttaataaaatttattttaatcatttttttcatttatagctatttttgtgaaaataaactaaaaagacTAGGTAGGAAATTTCTCattcttatattttaatgttattaCAGATGCTTCTTAATAAAAATTAgttggaaaaaaatataaatatcattgTTAAAAaatgggcaaatctccaaaatagcacatttctaagtttatatcacaaaaatagcattcaaaaactaaaatgaccaaaatagcattttatcttttgaaaaatttaatttttttatttttcaaaatttgaaatcttatccccaaaacctcacttctcaactctaaaccctaaaacctaaactctaaaccctaaaccctaaattctaaaccctaaaccccaccccttgagtgctatttttgtgacttttggcattgagtgctagtttgggaaaaaaaacttgatttagtgctattttggtctttttctcttaaaaacttgttttatcaaaaactaaattctaaattcatgtttaaaaatagCAACGAATCATTAACCAAAATATATGTCTCCTATCCACTAAAAGAAGTTTATTAATGAAAGAAAAGAATTAAACAAGCTACACACACAGTGACACACACTCTTTATCTCTCTACTCTAGCTACAAAGCGTAAAGGGGGAACACAACAACATGGAGGGTGCTGCGTCATCTAccagaaaaagaaaagatttaTTTAATGTTTAGTTTGAATCGTCGACGGATCTACTAACCTCCTTCTCCAGATCTCCATTTTAGTAACAATGTCGTCTCCCTCTCGTTGACTTCACCTCCAGAGATTCTTCACAATGGAGTCCTCGTCGTCAAGCTCACTAGTCACCATTACAGATTCGATTTAACATCTAAAGATCCAGATGAAACGATCCGTCCGACCTCTCTTCAGCGCCCTCCTCTTCTGCTTCCTCGCCGCGACGCTCATCTGCAGAGTCGCGATTCGCCGCAGAAGCTTCTCCTTCAGCTCGGCGATAGCCGAGCTCGGCAGCACCTCCGGATTCGTGAcgacggcggaggaggaggaggtcgCGTTCAACGAGACGCTGCTCGAGTTCGCCGCCGTCGATCCCGGCGAGCCGAAGTTCAACCAGGAGGTCGATCTGATCTCCGATTACGACAACACGCGGAGAAGCCACCGCCGCTACTTCAGCTCCATGGCGACGCCGATCGGaggaagaaggaggaggagcaGAAGCTACGCTCCGTCCAAGTTTCCGGTAACGAATCTTCGCTCCTCCCTTCAGGTCTCTCGTTACTGGTCAGAGTTCAAGAGAAACCTTAGGATCTGGACTCGTACCAAAAAGGCTTACGAGCCTCGCATCATACTAGATTTGATTAGACTTATCAAGAACCCGATCGAATCTCACCGAAACGGCGTCGTTTCGGTTTCGAGATACTCGTCTTGTGCCGTTGTTGGTAACAGCGGGACGTTACTAAACAGCCAATACGGTGACGTCATCGATAAACACGAGATAGTGATTCGTCTCAACAACGCTAAAACGCAGCGTTTCGAGAACAAGGTGGGATCGAAAACGAGCGTATCGTTCATAAACAGTAACATTCTCCACCAATGCGCGAGGAGAGAGCGTTGCAATTGCCATCCTTACGGAGATTCAGTACCTATAGTAATGTACATTTGCCAACCGATTCATTTATTGGACTACACCGTTTGCAAGCCCTCTCACAAAGCTCCACTTGTCATCACTGATCCGAGATTCGACGTACTCTGCGCTAGGATCGTGAAGTATTACTCCGTGAAGAAGTTCTTGGAAGAGAAGAGAGACGAAGGGTTTGGGGATTGGAGTAAAGGTCACGAAGGGTCGTTGTTTCATTACTCGTCTGGTATGCAGGCGGTGATGCTCGCGGTGGGGGTTTGTGAGAGAGTTAGCGTTTTCGGGTTTGGGAAGTCGAATTTGACTAAGCATCATTACCATACGAATCAGAAAGCTGAGCTGAAGCTTCATGACTATGAAGCGGAGTACAGATTGTATCACGACCTGGAGAATAATCCCAGGGCGATTCCGTTCTTGCCGAAAGCGTTCAAGATCCCTTCGGTAAAAGTTTACCATTGAAGTATAGTGTATACCATCATCAAAAGAAGTTTTGTCAGAAAGTTTGTTCTTCAAGCAAAGTAGCTTGTGTTGTGCTCTGTTAAGTCCCAAAGATTTTACTTTAGATCGGGGAGATGCGAGCAAAGGGTAAGATTGTTTTATACAATTTCGATTTGTCATGTCacacatattgatgaaaatgtATGGTAAATTTAGACGATATTCTTACATGATGTCAATCTAAAGCCGAAGGCAAAGTTGAGATCGTTCCGATGATGTGTTCTCTTattctataaaacttttttttgtaactttgcgAACAAATAAGATTGAAAGCATGTCACATATGTAATGAAAAGAGAGATTACAATATTTAGAAAGTCTCAAAGGAGGATTATCGTACAATAATAGAGTGAAGCACACCAATTTTCTCATCTAATACAAATACATGAATGAGAGAAACAGAAAATTCACGTGCTTCACAAGATAACCACCCTTAATAAAAAAAGAGGAAACCTAGTTAAGACTGGAAACAAAGTACAAGCTTACTACAAAGATAAACAGGGGTTTTACACAAGCAACCAAATGCTCCCCGACAAATACATCCCTCGGAGAAAGAGAAGTTTTTGTTAGAGAGCATTATTTAAATTAACCTCTTCTTAAGGTTATTTTTAGTCGCAAAACACCCTAACATGCATGATAATAGAACTAAAACACACCAAATACTTAAAACGCTCAAGACCTCAAATTTTACAAGTGTTAGATAGACAGTGTGGGGTTCTATGTAGACTCACCATAAATATATCCCAATAAGAAgatctaaattttaaaatgttgcTTCGTTTTCTTTGCTAAGATGTTAGATTTGATGTAATTGAGTCTAAGTCTAACAAAGAATTTCTCCCTTTGCAAGATAGAAATTCTTTGTTAGACTCGATATTTTTTGTGGTTAGAAGCAACATTTGAAAATTCAGATCTTACCTATATGGACCGATGGTTCCCACAGCCCCCACGAGTCTACCTAACGTGGCTCTGATCACTCTGTGGTGACACATTCCGTATCCTCCTCAAACCCACCAAACGAAAGAGAAGGGTGAGGAGAATGTCCATTACCAAAAGACTTGATGTGGTCTTTAAGAGACCTCTTGTGCTTAAAGTCTGATCCACATGTACAATACCAAAGCTTCCCACAGTTTTTCTCATGAGTCCTCCAGTCACCTTTCACGGCCAACGCTTTGCCGCATTTTCCGCAAGAGAAAGGCTTGGAGCCATGCTTACGTTTGTAATGTGTCTGAAGTGTACGGAAGTCCTTCAAGGGCTTGGCACGTGGATGGTTGATGTTGTTCTTGCATCCTTCCGCGCAGCAGTAACATGGTAGACGCAGGATAGCTGCGGGTTGGGTTGTGCCTTTCAGTGAGTCTGCTCCTTTTCTGAACTCTGATCCATGTCCCCACATATGCATCTGTGTTGGGTATATATTAATTCATTAGAACGTAAAATATATCATTGCATTGATGTGGATAACTTATTTTTACagttatgtttatatatatgtgagATGATTGAGTTTATGAATATTAATGTCCATTATGTTATAAATGGGACTCCAATGTTTGTTCAAGTTAGAACTACACTTTCTAATATCTATTATATATGTCACTTCACAAGTTCAGTTAAAGAAACCATTGATGTAGAAAAAAATGTGTTTCCTGCTTAAAAGTAGGGATTGGTGTAATGTTTGTAAAATTAAAGTTGAGAGGAAAATAAGTTTATATTGAATGGTAAAGTAAAGAATCCTAAGTAAAATACATATAGAATGAATGATACTTAATTAGAAGCCTTTTACTCATATTatcattaggtgaagtaatcgATTGCATAGATTCAGTAAAAGTAGTGTGatcattgtttttttcttccttttttgtttctttctgaaTTATACTTTACCAAATCCCACTCTGATTATTTTTGCTTTTtggcttttcaaccaaaaaGGCACcgcaaaatgaaaaaaaagtcaaaagatTTATGAAGATTTCTCAACTAATCCAGAAGTTATACACCCAAACTATCTTCTTTTAGGTGATTGGGGGTTGTATATCTACTACTACGATGATTTACCAACCGAGATTAATTACCGTAAAATTAAGTCATTAAAGTTCATAATCTTTAGTTTACAACTAAATTAAAGTCCTTTCATACTCTGTATGTAATGATGTTAGTTTCAGTACTCCTATGtctgttttcttttgttcaaaacaaaaatcatgTATCCTGTATTTGTGAAGGGGAAAGTTGTTTAAAATTAAAGGTACAGTACATTAAGAAATATTTCCTTTCAGAAGATATAACCGTAAATGTTATACCCTACGAAATATTTCAATGGACAAAATTGCAAAGGTAAAGTTGACATAGTGACAATGTTTCTTACTTTGTTAATATGACACAAAGTGATAATGTTTTGACATAAAATGCAAGATTTGGTGAATTAGTGGATGT
This genomic window contains:
- the LOC103871573 gene encoding beta-1,6-galactosyltransferase GALT29A, with amino-acid sequence MKRSVRPLFSALLFCFLAATLICRVAIRRRSFSFSSAIAELGSTSGFVTTAEEEEVAFNETLLEFAAVDPGEPKFNQEVDLISDYDNTRRSHRRYFSSMATPIGGRRRRSRSYAPSKFPVTNLRSSLQVSRYWSEFKRNLRIWTRTKKAYEPRIILDLIRLIKNPIESHRNGVVSVSRYSSCAVVGNSGTLLNSQYGDVIDKHEIVIRLNNAKTQRFENKVGSKTSVSFINSNILHQCARRERCNCHPYGDSVPIVMYICQPIHLLDYTVCKPSHKAPLVITDPRFDVLCARIVKYYSVKKFLEEKRDEGFGDWSKGHEGSLFHYSSGMQAVMLAVGVCERVSVFGFGKSNLTKHHYHTNQKAELKLHDYEAEYRLYHDLENNPRAIPFLPKAFKIPSVKVYH